A region from the Natronomonas salsuginis genome encodes:
- a CDS encoding tRNA pseudouridine(54/55) synthase Pus10 — MSLIDDTRALLATGPLCNACLGRPVADRSFGLTNADRGRAVRTTVALADDEPYVEPDEPCWVCEELCERLDELATRAIDALGDTELYTYQVGSRIPPLLEENDRLLRIDAGFEPDAGEDLGSELNREVGRRIGRRLGVEVDFHRPDVQFLVDVESDSIEVQRNSVSIYGRYRKLERDIPQTEWDKFDESVEELVAPPFLSAFRGTDAVFHGAGREDVDALMLGSGRPFVLEIKEPRRRMADLDELQAAVNGGTNGKVEIEALAFATHEMIERVKEHDASKTYRATVEFFEPVDESAFEAAVDALEGATIQQRTPNRVDHRRADLVRERTVIGIDGSLTDEYTATVEVHGEGGLYIKELVSGDEGRTEPSLAGLLGVEATVSALDVVDVEGVDEPFLLPEFRLDPNGEPASAPDAASPDETAAE, encoded by the coding sequence ATGAGTCTTATCGACGATACGCGCGCCCTGTTGGCGACCGGGCCGCTCTGTAATGCCTGTCTGGGTCGGCCCGTCGCCGATCGGAGTTTCGGCCTGACGAACGCCGATCGCGGGCGCGCGGTGCGGACGACGGTCGCGCTGGCCGACGACGAACCGTACGTCGAACCGGACGAACCGTGTTGGGTGTGTGAGGAGCTCTGCGAGCGGCTCGACGAACTCGCGACGCGCGCGATCGACGCGCTCGGCGACACCGAGCTGTACACCTACCAAGTGGGGAGTCGAATCCCGCCGCTGCTCGAGGAAAACGATCGACTGCTCCGGATCGACGCAGGATTCGAACCGGACGCGGGCGAGGATCTGGGAAGCGAACTCAATCGCGAGGTCGGCCGACGGATCGGTCGCCGTCTCGGTGTCGAGGTGGACTTTCACCGCCCGGATGTGCAGTTTCTCGTCGACGTGGAGTCCGACTCGATCGAGGTCCAACGCAACTCCGTCTCGATCTACGGCCGCTACCGGAAGCTCGAACGCGACATCCCACAGACCGAATGGGACAAATTCGACGAGAGCGTCGAGGAACTCGTCGCGCCGCCGTTTTTGAGCGCGTTCCGCGGCACCGACGCGGTCTTTCACGGTGCCGGTCGGGAGGACGTCGACGCACTGATGTTGGGGTCCGGTCGGCCGTTCGTCCTCGAAATCAAGGAACCACGCCGTCGGATGGCTGATCTGGACGAACTGCAGGCGGCGGTGAACGGCGGAACCAACGGAAAGGTCGAGATCGAGGCGTTGGCGTTCGCCACCCATGAGATGATCGAGCGCGTCAAAGAACACGACGCCTCGAAGACCTATCGGGCCACGGTCGAGTTCTTCGAACCAGTCGACGAATCGGCGTTCGAGGCCGCGGTCGACGCGCTCGAAGGCGCGACGATCCAGCAGCGGACCCCGAACCGCGTCGATCACCGACGGGCGGATCTCGTCAGGGAGCGGACCGTCATCGGGATCGATGGATCGCTGACCGACGAGTACACCGCGACGGTGGAGGTCCACGGCGAGGGGGGGCTGTATATAAAGGAACTCGTCAGCGGTGACGAGGGGCGAACGGAGCCGAGCCTCGCTGGGCTTCTCGGCGTCGAAGCGACGGTTTCGGCACTCGACGTGGTCGACGTCGAGGGCGTCGACGAGCCGTTCTTGCTGCCCGAATTCCGACTCGACCCGAACGGTGAGCCGGCGAGTGCTCCCGATGCGGCATCGCCCGACGAAACGGCGGCCGAATGA
- a CDS encoding sugar phosphate nucleotidyltransferase produces the protein MAITTGIVLAAGEGTRLRPLTVNRPKTMLPAADRPILEHVLDVLVECGIERLCLVVGYRRERVQEYFGHSYRGVPITYVHQRKQLGSAHALGTAADAVEGPVLVLNGDRVIEERIVDDVLDGFDGDPTLAVLEHSTPSEYGAVRIEGERLTEFVEKPNSDDFRLINAGVYAFDSSVFDAIDRTPRHEGELTLPDVIEALMHDGTVHAVTTDGLWVDATYPWDLLYLMRELLSRGLVSQPKVDAQVWVAESARVHPDATLQGPVVVGPDSEIGAGAVLGPNVAVGRNATVGANATLRDVLLDGDCRIEAGATLLDCVAGETATVGAGTVVPGGPGDVRVGDTVFENQRLGAVLADRVSVGGGVTFSPGTLVGAGVDIAPGVYATGTIADGTEVVR, from the coding sequence ATGGCGATCACCACAGGAATCGTCCTCGCTGCGGGGGAGGGGACTCGACTTCGGCCGCTCACGGTGAATCGGCCGAAGACCATGCTTCCGGCCGCCGATCGGCCGATACTCGAACACGTTCTCGACGTCCTCGTCGAGTGCGGAATCGAACGGCTCTGTCTCGTCGTCGGCTACCGTCGCGAGCGCGTGCAGGAGTACTTCGGCCACAGCTACCGGGGCGTGCCGATCACCTACGTTCACCAGCGAAAACAGCTCGGTAGCGCCCACGCGCTCGGGACCGCGGCCGACGCTGTCGAGGGCCCTGTCCTCGTTCTCAACGGCGACCGTGTGATCGAAGAGCGGATCGTCGATGACGTCCTCGACGGGTTCGATGGCGACCCTACGCTCGCAGTCTTGGAACACTCGACGCCCTCCGAGTACGGGGCGGTACGGATCGAGGGCGAGCGGCTGACCGAGTTCGTCGAAAAACCGAACTCCGACGATTTCAGGCTGATAAACGCCGGCGTCTACGCGTTCGATTCGTCGGTCTTCGACGCCATCGATCGAACTCCACGCCACGAGGGAGAACTGACGCTTCCGGACGTCATCGAAGCGCTGATGCACGATGGGACGGTCCACGCGGTCACGACCGACGGATTGTGGGTCGACGCGACGTACCCGTGGGATCTCCTCTATCTCATGCGCGAACTACTCTCGAGGGGGCTGGTATCCCAGCCGAAAGTCGATGCACAGGTCTGGGTCGCCGAGAGCGCTCGGGTCCATCCCGATGCGACGCTTCAGGGACCGGTTGTCGTCGGTCCCGACTCGGAGATCGGTGCCGGCGCGGTGCTCGGGCCGAACGTCGCCGTCGGTAGAAACGCCACGGTCGGCGCGAACGCGACGCTCCGGGACGTCCTCTTGGACGGGGATTGTCGAATCGAGGCGGGGGCGACCCTGCTCGACTGCGTCGCCGGCGAAACCGCGACCGTGGGCGCTGGCACGGTGGTTCCGGGCGGCCCCGGAGACGTTCGCGTCGGGGACACGGTCTTCGAGAACCAACGACTCGGCGCGGTGCTCGCCGACAGAGTGTCCGTCGGCGGCGGCGTCACCTTCTCCCCGGGAACGCTCGTCGGCGCGGGCGTCGACATCGCTCCCGGCGTGTACGCCACCGGAACGATCGCCGACGGGACGGAGGTTGTCCGCTGA